The following are encoded together in the Planctobacterium marinum genome:
- a CDS encoding serine hydrolase, which produces MFVLTGVGFNSALAETQTTNRYPAERWQQYQSPQQAGARPHRLEKVEKFYKKRAFSGLFVVKNGAVVLDWGENARRFPVHSIRKSLLSALFGIHANDINFRATLAELNITDTPWLTDQERTATVFDILASRSGVYLPAAAETFAMRQEKPARGSNPPGQVWWYNNWDFNVAGTLFQQMTQEEIFSAFDRYLAKPLQMQDYRPFDGFYVKDTSEHQAFQFRMSSRDLARVGLLYARKGNWQGEQILPEAWMEQSTQAISETNMGDKYPAGYGLMWWVEPEGSFSARGLSSHVLAVYPKQDLVIVVRSDSYLEKSVSARATKKLLERVVDAMPDDAASQPDLTLLAEPSKETASLPQQYQLDDTSLTLENGQLVRLKQRDNTLFINYGEGDYELTYKGDNKFFILDRKEPLELVLDEKGKLTDINTPRLFYLQAAAAAKRGDLQQAQAWVEKVIRMSPESAIAYTNLAKLLVAKEQVSVALAKLDIALQLDPNNQQATGLQQTLLVQRWWSWLVGLILSLLVMWRLLKVKKFL; this is translated from the coding sequence GTGTTTGTACTCACAGGCGTTGGTTTTAATAGCGCCTTAGCTGAGACACAAACAACAAATCGCTATCCCGCTGAACGTTGGCAACAGTATCAATCTCCACAGCAGGCTGGAGCGCGCCCTCACAGACTGGAGAAAGTCGAGAAATTTTATAAAAAACGCGCCTTTTCCGGTTTGTTTGTAGTGAAAAATGGTGCCGTGGTGCTCGACTGGGGTGAAAACGCTCGTAGGTTTCCCGTGCACTCTATCCGGAAGAGCCTGTTGAGTGCTTTGTTTGGTATTCACGCCAACGACATTAATTTCCGCGCCACGCTTGCTGAATTGAATATTACTGATACCCCCTGGCTAACAGACCAGGAGCGCACAGCGACAGTGTTTGACATTCTGGCTTCTCGTTCTGGGGTGTACCTTCCTGCCGCAGCGGAAACATTCGCCATGCGACAGGAGAAGCCAGCAAGGGGGAGCAATCCACCCGGCCAGGTCTGGTGGTATAACAATTGGGATTTCAATGTCGCGGGAACTCTTTTCCAGCAAATGACACAAGAAGAGATTTTCTCCGCATTTGACCGTTATCTCGCAAAGCCTCTGCAAATGCAGGATTATCGTCCATTTGACGGTTTTTACGTAAAAGATACGTCTGAACATCAGGCCTTTCAGTTTCGGATGTCTTCCCGAGATCTGGCCAGAGTTGGATTGCTCTATGCTCGGAAGGGAAACTGGCAGGGTGAACAAATTCTGCCTGAGGCCTGGATGGAGCAAAGCACGCAAGCCATTAGCGAAACCAATATGGGGGATAAGTATCCTGCGGGATATGGCCTGATGTGGTGGGTTGAACCAGAGGGCAGTTTCAGTGCAAGGGGGTTATCCAGCCATGTACTGGCTGTATACCCAAAACAAGATTTGGTGATAGTGGTACGCAGCGATTCTTACCTGGAGAAGTCGGTTTCCGCCAGAGCCACTAAAAAGTTGCTAGAGAGAGTCGTGGATGCAATGCCAGATGACGCTGCGTCGCAACCGGATTTAACGTTATTGGCAGAACCATCAAAGGAAACTGCCAGTCTGCCACAGCAGTATCAATTGGATGATACCTCTCTGACGCTGGAAAACGGTCAGTTGGTAAGGTTAAAACAACGAGACAATACTCTTTTTATTAACTATGGCGAAGGGGATTACGAGCTGACTTACAAAGGAGATAACAAGTTCTTTATATTAGACAGAAAAGAGCCACTAGAGCTGGTTTTAGACGAAAAAGGCAAGTTGACCGATATCAACACGCCACGTTTGTTTTACCTGCAAGCCGCTGCAGCGGCAAAACGCGGCGATTTGCAACAAGCACAAGCCTGGGTAGAAAAGGTTATTAGGATGTCGCCGGAGTCAGCTATTGCTTATACTAATCTGGCAAAGCTGTTGGTAGCCAAAGAACAGGTGTCTGTAGCTCTGGCTAAGCTGGACATCGCTTTGCAGTTAGACCCAAATAATCAACAAGCCACAGGCCTACAGCAGACGCTATTGGTTCAGCGTTGGTGGTCATGGCTGGTAGGTTTGATTTTGTCGCTTTTAGTTATGTGGCGACTATTGAAAGTAAAGAAATTTTTGTGA
- a CDS encoding HD domain-containing phosphohydrolase: MTNDNTPVVLFVDDEANILSSLKRIVRKKDYQSVFASSGAEALEIMQQQTVHLVVSDMKMPQMTGAQLFAKLVVKFPDTYRIILSGYADLASTIDAVNQGKIHRFLQKPWDNDMLLEAIDEGLELVRLKQANERLKSEISAQNKQLKTLNESLEEKVNLRTRQIQVALRKMQGQNKALEKVLYNLININPNLNGEFAKRVSTLARRMALKNQVKDPELREITLAGLLCEIGLISLDPFLYSKPFDELNHQQRGEFYSQTETASMILAPAEYMAGVARMLSQQFLPWSGAGESDAPAYTSIVPGARILHVARDYWGYRSKKIKDVELTHEQTLSQMKKQMGAKYEPELIELLSQLPEPVIEGEHKPRMKSADLQPGMKLKANLYTPEHIMLLAEGHEFTEQSIERVKQFEKSKEITLKLEAE, translated from the coding sequence ATGACGAATGACAACACTCCTGTGGTTTTGTTTGTGGATGATGAAGCCAATATCTTGTCCTCTCTAAAGCGTATTGTGCGCAAAAAGGATTATCAATCTGTGTTTGCCAGTTCAGGTGCCGAGGCATTGGAGATCATGCAGCAACAAACCGTGCATCTGGTGGTGTCAGATATGAAAATGCCACAGATGACAGGTGCGCAGCTGTTCGCCAAGTTGGTAGTGAAATTTCCTGATACCTACCGCATCATCTTGTCTGGTTATGCCGATCTGGCATCTACCATTGATGCCGTCAATCAAGGAAAGATTCATCGCTTCCTGCAAAAACCGTGGGACAACGACATGTTGTTAGAGGCCATCGATGAGGGCCTTGAATTGGTGCGACTAAAACAGGCCAATGAGCGTTTGAAATCTGAAATATCTGCTCAAAATAAGCAGCTTAAAACACTTAATGAATCGCTGGAAGAAAAGGTTAATTTGCGCACTCGGCAAATTCAGGTGGCGCTGAGAAAGATGCAGGGTCAAAACAAAGCATTGGAGAAAGTGCTCTATAACCTAATCAATATAAACCCCAATTTAAACGGCGAGTTTGCTAAAAGAGTCAGCACATTGGCCAGGCGCATGGCACTGAAGAACCAGGTCAAGGATCCCGAATTACGAGAAATTACATTAGCTGGACTGTTGTGTGAAATCGGACTGATTTCGTTGGACCCATTTTTGTACAGCAAGCCCTTTGACGAGTTGAATCATCAGCAAAGAGGTGAGTTTTACAGTCAGACAGAGACAGCCAGCATGATATTGGCACCCGCAGAGTATATGGCGGGGGTAGCTCGAATGCTTTCCCAGCAGTTTTTACCTTGGTCTGGAGCAGGTGAAAGCGATGCGCCAGCTTATACCAGCATCGTTCCGGGAGCGCGTATATTACATGTCGCGCGGGATTACTGGGGTTATCGCAGTAAAAAAATTAAAGATGTTGAGCTAACTCATGAACAGACCTTGAGCCAAATGAAAAAACAGATGGGAGCAAAGTATGAACCTGAACTCATTGAGCTTCTTAGTCAGTTACCTGAGCCGGTGATTGAAGGTGAGCATAAGCCAAGAATGAAATCTGCAGATTTGCAACCGGGAATGAAGTTAAAAGCTAACCTTTATACACCTGAACACATTATGTTGTTGGCAGAAGGGCATGAGTTTACCGAACAAAGTATCGAACGCGTCAAGCAATTTGAAAAGAGTAAAGAAATTACACTTAAGTTAGAGGCCGAGTAA
- a CDS encoding MarR family transcriptional regulator, with product MARKIQGKKLMADSTDTFSKIAVLQKLLLSSKIANKRMDEVFSEIDLKKSSFEVLAALLNAAPEYALTPNKLMELTHITSGSMTTRIDKLSKKGWVERISNSSDKRSIKVALTDSGRSVIESAVAKHEEAVDKLLGNLTDKEQQRLLKLLCKLTD from the coding sequence ATGGCAAGAAAGATTCAAGGCAAAAAATTGATGGCAGATTCAACGGATACTTTTTCAAAAATTGCAGTACTGCAAAAATTGCTATTAAGCAGTAAGATTGCTAATAAACGCATGGATGAAGTGTTTTCAGAAATCGATCTGAAAAAGTCCAGTTTTGAAGTACTCGCAGCCCTACTAAATGCGGCTCCGGAATATGCCTTAACACCAAACAAATTAATGGAACTGACGCATATCACCTCAGGCTCTATGACCACCAGAATAGATAAACTCAGTAAAAAAGGCTGGGTAGAGAGGATTTCAAATAGCAGTGACAAGCGCAGTATCAAGGTGGCCTTAACCGATAGTGGTCGCAGTGTTATAGAAAGTGCGGTTGCTAAACACGAAGAGGCCGTTGATAAACTGCTCGGTAACTTGACGGACAAGGAACAACAGCGCCTGCTTAAGTTGCTATGCAAACTAACCGACTAA